The following is a genomic window from Actinomadura rubteroloni.
CTGCTCGCGCTCGGTGACCCAGCGCGGCGGCTCCTGCGGCTCCTGCTCGTACCGGGGGCCGTGCTGGGGCTCGTGCTGGGGCTCGTGGTGCGACGGGAACTCGGCCTCGAACGGCGGCGCGTAGCCCGGGTCCGGCCGGGGTCCGGCCTCCGGCTCGGGCCGGAACGCGGTCACGGGCTCGGGCGGCGGCGCGGCGGGGGACCACGGGGCGCTCCACTGCCCGGACGCGCTCGCGGTGGGCCGTTCCTCGGGCAGCGCCGGAAGCCGTTCCTCGACGGTCGGCGCGGCCGAACGCGGCACCGGCAGCCGGTCGGGCCGAAGCGCGGGCAGCCGGTCGGACGGCGGCTCGGGCAGGGGCTCGGGCCGCGTCACCGTGGGGTCGTCGGCGGCGACGGGCTCGAACGGCTCGGGGGGCTCCTCCTCGGACGGCCCGGCGGGCTCGTCCGGCTCCGCGCCCGGCGCGTCATCCCCGGATTCGTCGGCCGCCGCCGGCGCGGCGGCGGCCTCTTCGGCGGCGTCCTCGTCGTCGGACGCGTCGTCGTCCCCGGGCTCGGCCTTGGGCTCGGCATCGGCTTCCGGCTCGTCGCCGGATTCTTCGTCGACGGGTGGCCCGGCCTCGGGCTCGTCGGCGGTCTCGTCGTCCTCGGGCTCGGCCGGAGCGGCCTCCTCGCCGGCGGGACGGGCGTGCCGCCCGCGCCGCGCGCCGCCGGACGGCACCGCGAACTCGGCGGTCTCCGGGCGCTCGGCGTCGGTATCGGGCTCGTTCACGGCGGCGTCCTCCTCGTCCTGCGTCCACCCACGCGGACCACACGCGGACGCAGCGGGCTCGCCGACGGACCCCCCGTGTCCCCCCTAGAGAATGCGCAGCTTAGCCGGAAAGGGCGGTTCGTTATGCATCATCGATCAAGGAAAAACTCGGCCGGACCGTGAACCCGGACGCACGTTCGCGGCAAGACATCCCCGTCACGTCCCCCACCGGGAAGGCCGGTCCCCATGCCCGACCCCTCGCCCGCCCCGCCGCACGGGCGCCGCCGATGACGGCGCCGCCCGCCGTGCCGGAGACGGCGTCCGACGCCGACCTGATCCGGCGCTCCCACGACGACCCCGAGGCGTTCGCCGCCCTGTTCGACCGCTACGCGCCGATGCTGTACCGCTATGTGGCGCGCCGCCTCGGCCCGGACCCGGCCGAGGACCTGGTCGGCGACACGTTCCTCGCCGCGTTCGGCCGCCGCGACCGCTACGACCTGGACCGCGCCGACGCGCGGCCCTGGCTGTTCGGCATCGTCACCAAGCTCGTCGCGCGGCACCACCGCGACGAGGCCGCCCGCTACCGCGCGCTGCGCCGCAGCCCGGCCGGCGGCGTCCAGGACGATCCGGCCGACGCGGTGGCCGCGGCCGTCACCGCCGCCGCCGTCCGGCCCCGGCTGGCGGGCGCGCTCGCCGCTCTGCCGCGCCGCGACCGCGACGTCCTGCTGCTGGTGGCGTGGGCGGATTTGAACTACGCCGAGACGGCCGAAGCGCTCGGCATCCCGGTCGGGACCGTGCGGTCCCGGCTGAACCGCGCGCGCCGCAAGGTCCGCGCGGCGCTCGGCGACACCGACCCGACCCGCGAGGAGGCGTGACGATGGACGACCTGAACCTGATCCGCGACCTCGGGCGCGAGCTGGACCGCGAACCGCCCGCGACGCTCGTCCGGCAGCGGTCCCGGCTGGCGCAGGCTCCGCCGCGCCGCCGCAGGCCGGTCCCGCTCGTCATCGCGGCGGCGGCCCTCGCGACGGCCGCGCTCGTGCTCGTCCCGGCGCTGCTGCGGCAGAACGGCGCGGCCCGCACCACGGACCGGCCGGGCACCGCGAAAGCCGTGAACCTGCTGCTCGTCGGCGCGGACGGTGTGCGCGGCGCCCCCCGCGCCGACTCGATCGTGCTCGTCCACCTGCCCGCCGACCGCCGCCGCGTCACGGTCGTGAGCCTGCCCAGGGACCTGCGCGCCCCGGCCGCGTGCCCGGGCGTCCCGGCGGACGGACGGCTCTCCGGGACGATCCCCGGCCGCGCCGTGAGCTGCGTGACCCGCAACGTGGAGGCGCTGACGAACGTCCGCGTCGACCACGTCGCGATCCTCGGCTACGCGGCGCTGGTGGAGATGGTGGACGCGGTCGGCGGCGTCGAGGTCGTCCTGCCCCGCGCGGTGGACGACCCGGCCAGCGGCCTGAAGCTGTCGGCCGGGCGCCATCTCGTCCGGGGCGGGCAGGCCCTCGCCTACGCGCGGGCGCGGCACGGGCTCGGCGACGGCTCCGACCTGGACCGCGTCCGGCGGCAGCAGGCGCTGATGGCCGCGCTCGCCCGCGCCGCGCGCGCCAAGGTCGCGAACCCGGTCACGCTGGCCCGGCTGCTGAACGCGGCGTCGTCCGGCATGGTCGCCGACCACGCCCTGACCCCGGCCGTCCTGCGGGACCTCGCGCGGAGCCTGGAGCGGACCGACCCCGCCAAGGCCCGGTACAGGGTCGCGCCGGTCGTCCCCGACCCGCGCGACCCGACCCGCCTCCTGCTGGACGAGAAGCGCGCCCCCGCCCTGTTCCGGACGCTCAAGTGACCGGCAGGGCGTCCAGCAGCAGCCCGATCTCCTCCTCGGTGTTGTAGTAGTGCACCGACGCGCGGACGACGTCCGGAGCGGCCCCGGCCGTATAACCGTGGCCGCTCGGGACGGCGACGCTTACGTTCACGCCCTTGGCGCGCAGCGCGTCCCGGACGTCGTCCGCCGCGAGCCCGTCCACCGTGAACGTCACGATCCCGGACGGCTCCGGACCCCGGTCCAGCACGGTCACGCCGGGCCGCTCGGCGAGCCGTCCGCGCAGGTCGGCGGCCAGCCCGGTCACGCGCTCGGCGATCGCGTCCGTGCCGAGGTCCGCCGCGTACCGGGCCGCGACGGCGAGCCCGATCTGCCCGGCGAAGAACCGCTCCCAGGTCTCGAAGCGGCGCGCGTCGTCGCGCAGGACGTAGCTGCCGGGGGGCCGCCAGTCCGCCGACTGGAGGTCCAGGAACGGCGGGACGAGCGCGGGCAGCGCCGAGCGCCGGACGTACAGGAACCCGGTGCCGCGCGGGCCGCGCAGATACTTGCGGCCCGTCGACGACAGCAGGTCGCAGCCGATCTCGGTGACGTCCACGGTCCGCTGCCCGACGGACTGGCACGCGTCGAGCAGGAACAGCACGCCCGCGTCCCGGCACAGCCGCCCGACCTCGGCGGCCGGGTTGACCAGCCCGTTGGACGTCGGGACGTGGTTCAGCGAGACGAGCCGGACGTCGCCGCGTGCGAGTTCGGCGGCGAGCGCGTCCAGGGACACCAGGCCGTCGGGGCCGTCGGGGACGACCGCGACCCGCACGCCGAGCGTCTCCTCGGCCCGCCGGTAGGCGATGGCGTTGCTGGCGTACTCGCTGGTCGTGGTGAGGATGCGGTCGCCGGCGACGAACGGGACGGAGTGGAACGCCATGTCCCACGCCCGCGTCGCGTTCTCCGCGTAGGCGATCTCGTCGGGGTGCGCGCCGAGCAGCGCGGCGACCGCCGGGTAGAAGTCGTCGAGCGCGGCGGCGGCCCGGTCGGCGGCCTCGTAGCCGCCGATCTCGGCCTCCAGCCGCAGGTGCCCGAGCACGGCGTCCAGGACGGGCCGGGGCGGGAGGGCCGCGCCGGCGTTGTTGAAGTGGACGACTGCGGCGCATCCCGGCGTCTGCGCGCGGACCCGGGCGACGTCGATGGTCACAGGACCTCCTCTGGCCGTGGTTCGTCACGTTCCATCAAAGCTCCCGTTCGTCTTCCCGCAAAGGCCGCCGGTAAATGTCGGACCCGGATGAGAGGGTCGGCGCGCCCGGCGGCCGCGGTCCGGCCCGGAACAGGGGCCCGGGATCGGACCGCCGCCGGGCGGGCCGGGAATAGGATCGGTACGCCCGCCCTGCTCCCGCTTCCGGTGAGGTGACCCGCGTTGCCCGACGAGTCCATTCCGCTCGGCGTCCCGACCCCCGCCCGCATGTACGACGAAGCCCTGCACGGCAAGGACCACTACGAGGTCGACCGGCGCGCCAACGCCACCCTGTACCAGGGGATCGGGGAGGAGTCGGTGCGCGCGACGGCGCTGGAGAACCGCCGGTTCCTCGGCCGCGTGGTGCGCCGGCTGGCCGCCGAGCACGGCGTCCGGCAGTTCCTCGACGTCGGCTCCGGCCTGCCGACCATGCGCAACACCCACCAGATCGCGCAGGAGGCCGATCCGGGGGCGCGCGTGCTGTACGTCGACTACGACCCGATCGTCGCCGTCCACGGCCGCGCGCTGCTGGAGGGCGACAACACGCGGATCCTCACCGCCGACATGCGCGACCCGGCCGCGATCCTGGACGACCCGGTGACGCGCGAGCTGATCGACTTCACCCGTCCGGTGGCCGTGCTGTTCATCGCGGTGTTCCACTTCATCACGCCCGAGGAGGACCCGGCGCGGATCGTCGCGGCGTTCCGCGAGCGCTCGGCGCCCGGCTCCTACGTCGCGATCTCCCACCTGACCAGCGACGGGACGCCGCCCGCCGAGCAGCGGTCGTGGGAGAAGGCGTTCGAGAACGCGACGTCCCCGATGGTGTTCCGCACCCGCGAGGAGATCGGCCGCGTGTTCGACGGCTACGAGCTGATCGAGCCCGGACTCGTCCGCCCGTGGACGTGGCATCCCGACGACGACGGCTCGCCCCAGACGACTTCGCTCTACGGAGGCGTCGGCCGGAAGCTTTGACGATGGGTCGTTGCCCCCGGAGTCGGGGAAGTTTACGGTCGTTGTAAAGACCGCCTCGTGCTCTTCCGACGAGTGAGGGATGCGATGACCGACACCTTCACCCCGCCTCCGTATCCCCAGGCACGCACGTGCCCCTACGACCCGCCGCCCGGCTACCGCGCGCTTCCCCGCGACGAGCCGATCGTCCGGGTCACCCTCTTCGACGGCAGGTCCGCGTGGCTCGTCCCGCACTACGACGACGCGCGGACGCTGCTCGCCGACCCCCGGCTCTCCTCCGACCGGCGCCACGACGGCTTCCCGCTGCTGTCGCGGCGGTTCGAGGCGCTGCGGCGGCGGCCCCCGTCCCTGATCGCGCTGGACCCGCCGGACCACGGCGCCCGGCGCCGCCCGCTCATCGCCGACTTCACCGTCCGCCGCGTCACCGGGATGCGCGCGGAGATCGAGGAGATCGTCGCGGAGTTCCTGGACCGGATGCTCGCCGCCGGGCCGCCCGCCGACCTGGTGGAGGACTTCGCGCTTCCGGTCCCCTCGATGGTCATCTGCCGGTTGCTCGGCGTCCCGTACGCCGACCACGCGTTCTTCCAGGACGCGAGCCACCGCATGCTGCGGGCCGGCGACGACCCGGACGTCGCGCTGCGCGCCCGCGACGAACTGGCCGCCTACCTGCGCGCCCTCATCGAGGACCCGGCGCGGCGCGCGGGCCTGCTCGGACGGTTGGCCGGGGACGCGGCCGACACCGACGGGCTCGTGTCCTCGGCCGTGCTGCTGCTCGTCGCGGGCCACGAGACGACCGCGTCGATGATCGCGCTGAGCGTCGTCGCGCTGCTCGACCATCCCGACCAGATGGCCGCGCTGCGCGCCGATCCCGACCTCATGCCGACGGCCGTGGAGGAACTGCTCCGCTTCCTGTCGATCGCCGACATCGCGGGCATCCGCGTCGCGCGGGAGGACATCGAGATCGGCGGCCGGACGATCCGCGCGGGCGACGGCGTCGTCATCTCGAACGCGCTGGTCAACCGGGACGGGGACGTCTTCGACGACCCCGACGTCCTGGACGTCCACCGCTCCGCGCGCCACCATCTGGCGTTCGGGTACGGCGTCCACCAGTGCCTCGGTCAGAACCTCGCCAGGATGGAACTCCAGATCGCACTGTCGGCGCTGATCAGGCGGGTGCCGACGCTGCGTCTCGCGGTTCCGCCGGACGAACTGGCCCAGCGCGGCCCGACGACGATCCAGGGCGTCAACGCGCTGCCGATCACCTGGGAGGCATGATGCAGGTCTCCGCGGACCGGGCGGTCTGCGTCGGAGCGGGCCTGTGCGCGCTCTCGGCCCCCGAGGTGTTCGACCAGGACGACGACGGGCTCGTCACCGTCCTGCTGCCCGCTCCGGCGGACGAGGGCGCGGCGCGCGCCGCCGCGAACCTGTGCCCGTCGGGCGCGGTGCGGGTCACCGGCTGAGGAGGATCCCGGGCCGCGCCCGGCGCGGCCCGGGACTCACTTGACCGATCCGGCGGTGAGCCCGCCGATCAGGTACCGCTCGACCAGCGCGAACAGGATCACCACCGGGACGATCGCGATGAGCGACGTCGCGAAGAGGTACTGCCAGTGCTCCTGGTACTGCGTGACGAACGACGGGACGGCGACCGTCAGCGGTTTCCTGTTGTCCGAGACCGACACCGTGAGCGCCACGATGTACTCGTTCCACGCCGTGATGAACGTGTAGACGACGGCCGTCACGACGCCGGGCAGCGAAACCGGCAGCGTCACGCGGAAAAGGGCGCCGATGCGTCCGGCGCCGTCCAGGAACGCGGCCTCCTCCAGCTCCTTCGGGACGGCGCTGAACGAGCCGTGCAGGATCCACACGCAGAACGGCAGATTGAACGCCGCGTTGACGAGGATCAGCGCCTCCAGCGTGTCGGTCAGGTTCAGCGCGACCATTTCCCGGTAGACGCCGATGACCAGCGCGGTCGGCGCGAACATCTGCGTCACGAGCACCAGCAGCAGGAACGCGCCGCGCCCCTGGAACCGGTTGCGCGCGGCGTAGTACGCGGCGGGCAGCGCGCACGCCAGCGTCAGCGCCGTCGCCCCGCCCGCCACGATCAGCGAGACCCGCAGATTGGTGAGGATGGGCGCGGCCGACCAGACATCGGTGAAATTCGACCACTGCCAGTGCGACGGGAGATAACCGCCCGGCGAGCGTGTCAGCTCCCGTTCCGGCTTCAGCGCCGTCAGCAGCATCTCGACGTAGGGGAGCAGGAAGAACAGCGCGACGAGCCAGCCCACCCCGGCCAGCAGCGCGGTGCGGAAACGCTTGTTCATGCCCTCGCCCCCGGACGCCGGACGGCGCGCAGATACAGCAGCACCATCATCAGGATGAGCAGGAAGTTCACCACGGCCATCGCCGCCGATTCGCCGACGTGCTTGTCGAAGAAGGCGATCTTGTAGGTGAACGTGGTCGTGGTGTCGGTGGCGTGCCCCGGGCCGCCCTGCGTCATCGACCAGATGATCGGGAAATTGTTGAAGACGTTGATGACGTTCACGATCGTCCCGATGAGCAAAGACGGGCGCAGCAGCGGCAGCGTGATCCGCAGATAGGTCGTCCAGCCGGACGCGCCGTCCACCCGCGCGGCCTCATAAACGTCGCCGGGAATGCTCTGCAATCCCGCGAGGATCACGAACGACGTGAACGGGAGCGTCACGAACACCGCGACGCCCATCATCCACAGCAGCGCCTGCGCCGGATGCGCCAGCCAGTTGACCGGTTCGTCCAGGACGCCGAGGTCGAGCAGCACACGATTGATCACGCCGGAGTCGTTGTCGAGCATCCACCGCCAGATCAGCGCCGTCATCAGCACCGACGCCGCCCACGGGACGATCACCGCCCACCGCACGGCGCGGCGGCCGGGGAACCGCGCGTGCAGGAGCTGCCCGAGCGCCAGCGACAGCACGGTCGCCGCGACGACCACGCCCGCGACCCACAGCAGCGTCCGGCCGAGCACCGGCCACAGGTCCGGCTCGTCGAACAGGTCGGTGTAGTTGGCCGCGCCCGCGCCGCCGAGCGTCGTGCCGGACGAGCTGATGTCCAGCAGCGACGTCCGGACCATCTCCACGACCGGCCACAGCACGACCGCGCCGACGAGCAGCAGCGCCGGCGCGAGCCACGGCAGCGGCGCGAGCGCGCGGCGCAGCCCGGGGAGCCGGGCGGGCCGGGACGCGTCCCGGCCCGCCTTCGTGACGCCGTCCACTCAGCCGGCCTTCTCGGCGGTCCGCTGGATGCCGGTGAGGACCTGCTTGGGGTCGCCGCCGGACACGGCCGAGCCGAGGTCCTGCTTGACCGCCCCGGCCACGGCGGACCAGGCCGGGTTGCTCGTCGGCGCGAACTTCGACGTCGGGAGCGCGTCCACGAACTGCTTCATGTAGGGGTCGGAGCTGAGCGCGTCCCCGGCCGACTTGGTGACCGGAAGGAAGCCCTCCAGCTTGAGGAACTTGGACGTGTTCTGCGCCGTGTAGAAGAAGTCGAGGAAGCGGCGGACCGCCTCGCGGTTCTTGCCGCCGTTCTTCTTGAACGCCGCGAGGACGTCCATGACGCCGAGCGTGTTGTGCTCCTTGCCGTCCCTGCTCGGCAGCGGCGCCACGCCGAAGTTCAGGTTCTTGTTCACCGGGTCGATGAATCCGGCCCTGGTGAACGGGCCGCCGATCGCCATCCCGATCCGGCCCTGCGCGAACTGGTTGAACACCTTCGCGCGGTCGGTGGTCTCCGGGTTGGGCTGCGTGACGCCCGACTTCGTGAGGTCGCGCAGATAGGTCAGCGCGGCCACGTTCGCCGGCTGGTCGACGGCCCATTTCCCGGACGCGTCCACCCAGCCGCCGCCGTTGTTCATCGCCCACGAGTAGAACTCGGCCTGCGCCTCCTCCGGGCCGAGCGGCAGCCCGTATCCGGTGGCGCCCGCGGCCTTGATCTTCTGGGCGTCCTTCTTCACGTCGTCCCACGTCGCGGGCGGTCCGCCGAGGCCCGCCTTGGCGAACAGGTCCTTGTTGTAGAACAGCAGGCGGGCGCTGGAGATGAACGGCAGCCCGTACTGCTGCCCCTGGTACTGCGCCTGCGCGACGAACGTCGGCGTGAAGTCGCCGAGCACCTGCGGCGAGACGACCTCGGACGCCTTGTAGATCAGCCCGTCGCGGGCGAAGTCGGAGAAGGCGTTGTAGTTGAGGACGTCCGGCGTCTGCTTGGTCTGGACATAGGTCTGCACCTTGCGGTCCATCTGCGCCCAGTCGACCATTTCCAGGGCGACCTTGTAGCCCGGGTTCTTCGCCTGGAAATCCTTGATGAGGGCGTCCCAGTAGCCCTTGGTGTTGTCGTCGTAGATCGCGGCGACGAAACGGATCGTCTTGCCGTCGGAATCGTCGCCCGACGCGCTTCCCTTGCCGCACCCTGCGGCGGCGAGGACCACGCTCAGACCTGCCGCCACGACGCCGATGAACTGCTTTTTCATCTCTTCCGCCTTCACTGCGGGACACGCTGGACGTGTCCCGCGATATCCCCTTTCCCTGCCCCGGCCCACCCCACCGGGACCCGGCGTGTTCCCCGAACATAAGAGCCGGTCCGGACCGGTTCAAGGTCCGATTTCCAACCGTTATTCAAAACGCCACTGGTCCGGTCCGCACGCTGGACTGGTCCGGTCCGGCCGCCCGCCGGGGACCCGGGCGCTCCGGGGGTAAATGCGGTGCTTACCTTGTGCTGATCCGGCACTTATGCGCCGTCGATTAGCGTGTCCGGCGGACGGACGGGCCGCCCCGACACCTCCGGGCTGCTTTCTGGGGTTGGGAGCCGGGCGGAGACGGCGGCCCGTCCGTGCGCCGCGCCCCGCGACGGGGGCCGGGGCGCGTGCGCCCGCGGATCAGTGCAGGTCGCGCGTCGCCGGCAGCAGCAGGGTGAAGATCGGCGGCGCGGGCCGGCGCAGCACGAGCCGTCCGCCCTCGGCCTCGGCGAGGGAGCGCGCCAGCGCCAGCCCGATCCCGTGCCCGTTGCCGGACGCGCTGCGCCGCGTGAAGATCTCGTCCTCCGGATCGGTGACGCCCGGCCCCTCGTCGGCGACGTCGAACGCCAGCCCGCCGCCGATGTCGCTGGCCTCCACGGTGATCCGCCCGCCGCCGTGCTCGCGCGCGTTGTCCACGAGGACGTCCAGGATCTGCCGCAGCGCCGAGGTCTTCGCATGGACGGTCGGCAGCGGGCCGTGCACGACCGTCGCCAGCGGCAGCCCCTCCCACCGGGCGCGCAGTTCGTCCAGCAGCGCGGGCACGTCCAGCGGCGCGCGGTCGGGCCCGGCGTCGCGGGCGAGCAGCAGCAGGTCGTCGATGATGTCGCGCATCCGCTCGCCGCGCCGCACGGCCGTCCGCGCGGCCGACCGCAGGTCCGCGCCGGGCCGCTCCA
Proteins encoded in this region:
- a CDS encoding RNA polymerase sigma factor — protein: MTAPPAVPETASDADLIRRSHDDPEAFAALFDRYAPMLYRYVARRLGPDPAEDLVGDTFLAAFGRRDRYDLDRADARPWLFGIVTKLVARHHRDEAARYRALRRSPAGGVQDDPADAVAAAVTAAAVRPRLAGALAALPRRDRDVLLLVAWADLNYAETAEALGIPVGTVRSRLNRARRKVRAALGDTDPTREEA
- a CDS encoding cytochrome P450 codes for the protein MTDTFTPPPYPQARTCPYDPPPGYRALPRDEPIVRVTLFDGRSAWLVPHYDDARTLLADPRLSSDRRHDGFPLLSRRFEALRRRPPSLIALDPPDHGARRRPLIADFTVRRVTGMRAEIEEIVAEFLDRMLAAGPPADLVEDFALPVPSMVICRLLGVPYADHAFFQDASHRMLRAGDDPDVALRARDELAAYLRALIEDPARRAGLLGRLAGDAADTDGLVSSAVLLLVAGHETTASMIALSVVALLDHPDQMAALRADPDLMPTAVEELLRFLSIADIAGIRVAREDIEIGGRTIRAGDGVVISNALVNRDGDVFDDPDVLDVHRSARHHLAFGYGVHQCLGQNLARMELQIALSALIRRVPTLRLAVPPDELAQRGPTTIQGVNALPITWEA
- a CDS encoding carbohydrate ABC transporter permease; translation: MDGVTKAGRDASRPARLPGLRRALAPLPWLAPALLLVGAVVLWPVVEMVRTSLLDISSSGTTLGGAGAANYTDLFDEPDLWPVLGRTLLWVAGVVVAATVLSLALGQLLHARFPGRRAVRWAVIVPWAASVLMTALIWRWMLDNDSGVINRVLLDLGVLDEPVNWLAHPAQALLWMMGVAVFVTLPFTSFVILAGLQSIPGDVYEAARVDGASGWTTYLRITLPLLRPSLLIGTIVNVINVFNNFPIIWSMTQGGPGHATDTTTTFTYKIAFFDKHVGESAAMAVVNFLLILMMVLLYLRAVRRPGARA
- a CDS encoding extracellular solute-binding protein, translated to MKKQFIGVVAAGLSVVLAAAGCGKGSASGDDSDGKTIRFVAAIYDDNTKGYWDALIKDFQAKNPGYKVALEMVDWAQMDRKVQTYVQTKQTPDVLNYNAFSDFARDGLIYKASEVVSPQVLGDFTPTFVAQAQYQGQQYGLPFISSARLLFYNKDLFAKAGLGGPPATWDDVKKDAQKIKAAGATGYGLPLGPEEAQAEFYSWAMNNGGGWVDASGKWAVDQPANVAALTYLRDLTKSGVTQPNPETTDRAKVFNQFAQGRIGMAIGGPFTRAGFIDPVNKNLNFGVAPLPSRDGKEHNTLGVMDVLAAFKKNGGKNREAVRRFLDFFYTAQNTSKFLKLEGFLPVTKSAGDALSSDPYMKQFVDALPTSKFAPTSNPAWSAVAGAVKQDLGSAVSGGDPKQVLTGIQRTAEKAG
- a CDS encoding aminotransferase class V-fold PLP-dependent enzyme; amino-acid sequence: MTIDVARVRAQTPGCAAVVHFNNAGAALPPRPVLDAVLGHLRLEAEIGGYEAADRAAAALDDFYPAVAALLGAHPDEIAYAENATRAWDMAFHSVPFVAGDRILTTTSEYASNAIAYRRAEETLGVRVAVVPDGPDGLVSLDALAAELARGDVRLVSLNHVPTSNGLVNPAAEVGRLCRDAGVLFLLDACQSVGQRTVDVTEIGCDLLSSTGRKYLRGPRGTGFLYVRRSALPALVPPFLDLQSADWRPPGSYVLRDDARRFETWERFFAGQIGLAVAARYAADLGTDAIAERVTGLAADLRGRLAERPGVTVLDRGPEPSGIVTFTVDGLAADDVRDALRAKGVNVSVAVPSGHGYTAGAAPDVVRASVHYYNTEEEIGLLLDALPVT
- a CDS encoding SAM-dependent methyltransferase, encoding MPDESIPLGVPTPARMYDEALHGKDHYEVDRRANATLYQGIGEESVRATALENRRFLGRVVRRLAAEHGVRQFLDVGSGLPTMRNTHQIAQEADPGARVLYVDYDPIVAVHGRALLEGDNTRILTADMRDPAAILDDPVTRELIDFTRPVAVLFIAVFHFITPEEDPARIVAAFRERSAPGSYVAISHLTSDGTPPAEQRSWEKAFENATSPMVFRTREEIGRVFDGYELIEPGLVRPWTWHPDDDGSPQTTSLYGGVGRKL
- a CDS encoding LCP family protein, whose product is MDDLNLIRDLGRELDREPPATLVRQRSRLAQAPPRRRRPVPLVIAAAALATAALVLVPALLRQNGAARTTDRPGTAKAVNLLLVGADGVRGAPRADSIVLVHLPADRRRVTVVSLPRDLRAPAACPGVPADGRLSGTIPGRAVSCVTRNVEALTNVRVDHVAILGYAALVEMVDAVGGVEVVLPRAVDDPASGLKLSAGRHLVRGGQALAYARARHGLGDGSDLDRVRRQQALMAALARAARAKVANPVTLARLLNAASSGMVADHALTPAVLRDLARSLERTDPAKARYRVAPVVPDPRDPTRLLLDEKRAPALFRTLK
- a CDS encoding ferredoxin: MMQVSADRAVCVGAGLCALSAPEVFDQDDDGLVTVLLPAPADEGAARAAANLCPSGAVRVTG
- a CDS encoding carbohydrate ABC transporter permease; the protein is MNKRFRTALLAGVGWLVALFFLLPYVEMLLTALKPERELTRSPGGYLPSHWQWSNFTDVWSAAPILTNLRVSLIVAGGATALTLACALPAAYYAARNRFQGRGAFLLLVLVTQMFAPTALVIGVYREMVALNLTDTLEALILVNAAFNLPFCVWILHGSFSAVPKELEEAAFLDGAGRIGALFRVTLPVSLPGVVTAVVYTFITAWNEYIVALTVSVSDNRKPLTVAVPSFVTQYQEHWQYLFATSLIAIVPVVILFALVERYLIGGLTAGSVK